One Phaseolus vulgaris cultivar G19833 chromosome 2, P. vulgaris v2.0, whole genome shotgun sequence DNA window includes the following coding sequences:
- the LOC137809386 gene encoding probable CCR4-associated factor 1 homolog 11 — MIDVVVLLFLKERKRDIEREREMKRDSNNNMTLPCVSVMTRSVWSYNLESEFELIRSVIALYPFISMDMEFPGVVFQSHPAFRQPQNNYAVMKANVDSMHLIQVGLTFSDRHGNLPTFGTSNCFIWEFNFCEFDVTQHPHAPHSIALLQRQGIDFDKNRRFGVNIVRFAELMMFSGLLCNNNIQWIAFHSAYDFGYMVKILSQRLFYMQPFLPPNLCDFLQLVKFFFGYKVYDVKHLIRFCPNLHGGLDKVSESLGLDNSCRRSHLASSDSLVTLHVFNKIKTLYFHSEFDLPKHACVLYGLEIIVAN, encoded by the coding sequence ATGATTGATGTAGTTGTTTTGTTGTTCTTGAAGGAAAGAAAAAGAGATatcgaaagagaaagagagatgaaAAGAGACAGCAACAACAACATGACTCTCCCTTGCGTTTCTGTGATGACAAGATCAGTGTGGTCTTACAACCTTGAATCGGAGTTCGAGTTGATTCGTTCAGTCATTGCCTTATATCCTTTCATCTCAATGGATATGGAGTTTCCTGGCGTCGTCTTTCAGTCGCATCCAGCATTCCGACAACCACAAAATAACTACGCAGTGATGAAAGCTAACGTGGATAGTATGCACCTCATTCAAGTGGGCCTCACCTTTTCAGATCGCCACGGAAACCTTCCAACCTTTGGAACCTCCAACTGCTTCATTTGGGAATTCAACTTCTGTGAGTTCGATGTGACACAACATCCTCATGCTCCTCACTCCATCGCCCTCCTCCAACGTCAAGGCATAGATTTTGACAAGAATCGAAGGTTTGGAGTGAACATTGTGCGATTTGCTGAGTTGATGATGTTCTCAGGACTCCTCTGCAACAATAATATTCAGTGGATTGCTTTTCATAGTGCCTATGATTTTGGGTACATGGTCAAGATATTGAGTCAACGCCTTTTTTATATGCAACCATTTCTACCTCCCAACTTGTGTGACTTTCTTCAACTTGTTAAATTCTTCTTTGGATACAAAGTATACGACGTTAAGCATCTCATCAGATTTTGTCCCAACCTTCATGGTGGTTTAGACAAAGTTTCTGAGTCCCTCGGTTTGGATAACAGTTGCAGAAGAAGTCATCTTGCAAGCTCCGATAGCTTAGTCACTCTCcatgttttcaataaaattaaaactctgTATTTTCATTCAGAGTTTGACTTACCCAAACATGCATGTGTTCTGTATGGCTTAGAGATAATAGTTGCAAATTAG
- the LOC137809387 gene encoding probable CCR4-associated factor 1 homolog 11: MERESNNNMTLSCSFVMTRSVWSYNLESEFELIRSIISLYPFISMDTEFPGVVFRSHPAFRQLNNNYVVMKANVDGMHLIQVGLTLSDGHDNLPTFGTSNRFIWEFNFCEFDVTHHPHDPHSIALLRRQGIDFDKNPKFGVSIVRFAELMMFSGLLYNNNIQWIAFHGAYDFGYMVKILSQRFFYMQPFLPPNLCDFLQLVKFFFGYKVYDVKHLIRFFPNLHGGLDKVSESLGLDNSCRKSHQAGSDSLVTLHMFGSLMKSVVVSYMPCRLGVTKEACNIVDFDAEIFEKDIKESPRKMQKPVVERTCLSH; this comes from the exons ATGGAAAGAGAAAGCAACAACAACATGACTCTTTCTTGTAGTTTTGTGATGACGAGATCAGTGTGGTCTTACAATCTTGAATCGGAGTTCGAGTTGATTCGTTCTATCATTTCCTTATACCCTTTCATTTCTATGGACACGGAGTTCCCCGGTGTCGTCTTTCGGTCGCATCCAGCATTCCGACAACTAAATAATAACTATGTAGTGATGAAAGCTAACGTGGACGGTATGCACCTCATCCAAGTAGGCCTCACCCTTTCAGACGGTCACGACAACCTTCCAACCTTTGGAACCTCCAACCGCTTCATTTGGGAATTCAACTTTTGTGAGTTCGATGTGACACACCATCCTCATGATCCTCACTCCATCGCCCTCCTCCGTCGTCAAGGCATAGATTTTGACAAGAATCCAAAGTTTGGAGTGAGCATTGTGCGATTTGCCGAGCTGATGATGTTCTCAGGACTCCTCTACAACAATAATATTCAGTGGATTGCTTTTCATGGTGCCTATGATTTTGGGTACATGGTCAAGATACTGAGTCAACGCTTTTTCTATATGCAACCATTTCTACCTCCCAACTTGTGTGACTTTCTTCAACTCGTTAAATTCTTCTTTGGATACAAAGTATATGATGTTAAGCATCTCATCAGATTTTTTCCCAACCTTCATGGCGGTTTAGACAAAGTTTCTGAGTCCCTCGGTTTGGATAATAGTTGTAGAAAAAGTCATCAAGCAGGCTCCGATAGCTTAGTCACTCTCcat ATGTTTGGTTCTCTCATGAAATCCGTTGTTGTGAGCTATATGCCTTGTCGACTGGGTGTCACAAAAGAGGCTTGCAACATTGTTGACTTTGATGCAGAGATCTTCGAGAAG GATATCAAGGAGTCTCCAAGGAAGATGCAAAAACCAGTGGTTGAGCGGACTTGTCTGAGTCACTAA